Proteins from a single region of Choristoneura fumiferana chromosome 27, NRCan_CFum_1, whole genome shotgun sequence:
- the LOC141443621 gene encoding cytochrome P450 6B6-like: MLFIIAICVLIGLLYLYGTQSYNYWKDKGVKYEKPLPFIGNAAPLFAHRVSVTTYITELYRKYPAEKYVGFYVASKTALLVKDIDLIKQVLVADFLHFYPRGLNSHDEVIEPMLKNLFFADGDLWKLLRQRLTPAFTSGKLKAMFPLIVEKTERLQHMARAGAAKGAELDVRDLMARYTTDFIGACGFGIDTDSINDKNSMFRKLGKRLFNLTPRDGIVGALKWCAPNLLKNVHALAPEIEKTTVSLVKGILELRNYIPSGRNDFIDLLLELKQKGKIVGESLEKLNSDGKPLTVDLELDDMLMAAQVLVFFAAGFETSSSATSYTLHQLAFHPEAQRKCQQEIDHVLSRYDNKLCYDAVKEMKYLEMCFREGLRMFPPLGFLIRKCSRPYRFPDTNLTIDKDVIIFIPVDAIHNDDKYYKNPDQFDPERFNPENIGNIEKHVYLPFGEGPRVCIGERLGLMQSLAGLAALLGQFTVAPGRSTRQTPLVDPASFIVQNISGGLPLSLTSRKK; encoded by the exons ATGCTGTTTATCATTGCAATATGTGTGCTCATTGGGTTATTATACTTGTACGGCACCCAAAGTTACAACTACTGGAAAGACAAAGGCGTAAAGTATGAGAAACCCTTACCGTTCATAGGGAACGCTGCGCCACTTTTCGCCCACAGGGTAAGTGTGACTACTTACATAACAGAGCTATACCGAAAGTATCCTGCGGAAAAATACGTGGGGTTTTATGTGGCCAGTAAAACAGCTTTACTTGTAAAAGACATCGATCTCATCAAACAAGTGCTGGTGGCGGATTTCCTGCACTTTTACCCGCGCGGTTTGAATTCCCACGATGAGGTGATAGAACCGATGCTGAAGAACCTGTTCTTTGCCGATGGTGATCTGTGGAAGCTGCTGCGTCAGCGGCTGACGCCGGCGTTCACGTCGGGCAAGCTGAAGGCGATGTTCCCGCTGATCGTGGAGAAAACTGAGCGCCTGCAGCACATGgcgcgcgcgggcgcggcgaAAGGCGCGGAGCTGGACGTGCGCGACCTCATGGCGCGCTACACCACCGACTTCATCGGCGCCTGCGGCTTCGGCATCGACACCGACTCCATCAACGACAAAAACTCAATGTTCCGCAAGCTCGGCAAGCGTCTCTTTAACCTAACTCCTCGCGACGGCATCGTCGGAGCACTGAAATGGTGCGCACCAAATTTGTTGAAAAACGTCCACGCTTTAGCGCCGGAGATCGAAAAAACTACAGTCTCATTAGTCAAAGGAATATTAGAGTTAAGGAATTACATACCGTCCGGCCGAAACGACTTTATAGACTTGCTGCTAGAATTGAAACAGAAGGGTAAAATAGTGGGAGAGTCTTTAGAAAAACTGAATTCGGATGGAAAGCCTCTAACTGTGGACTTAGAGTTAGACGACATGTTGATGGCAGCGCAGGTGCTGGTGTTCTTCGCGGCCGGGTTCGAGACGTCGTCGTCGGCGACCAGCTACACGCTGCACCAGCTCGCCTTCCACCCGGAGGCGCAGCGCAAGTGCCAGCAGGAGATCGACCACGTGCTCAGTCGGTACGACAACAAACTCTGCTACGACGCCGTCAAAGAGATGAAGTATTTGGAGATGTGCTTCAG AGAAGGACTACGCATGTTTCCACCCTTGGGATTCCTTATAAGAAAATGCTCCAGGCCCTACCGGTTCCCAGACACAAACTTAACCATAGACAAGGATGTGATCATTTTTATCCCGGTCGACGCAATCCATAACGACGATAAATACTACAAGAATCCAGATCAGTTCGACCCGGAGAGATTTAATCCCGAAAACATAGGGAATATAGAAAAGCATGTGTACTTACCGTTTGGAGAAGGTCCTAGAGTATGcatag GCGAGCGTCTGGGGCTGATGCAGTCTCTGGCGGGGCTAGCGGCGCTCCTGGGGCAGTTCACGGTGGCGCCCGGCCGGAGCACCCGGCAGACTCCCCTAGTCGACCCCGCGTCTTTCATCGTACAGAACATCTCGGGTGGTCTACCGCTGTCTTTGACTTCCAGAAAGAAATAG